In one Solanum lycopersicum chromosome 11, SLM_r2.1 genomic region, the following are encoded:
- the LOC101261867 gene encoding RING-H2 finger protein ATL78-like — protein sequence MATITSTSLIQDFMKNFQYSRRLLLPATPQQTDLSQGDTTNTFDAHVVMVLSVLLCALVCSLALNSIIRCALRCTSLVSESDSSSSISTNISATTKLTNNGIKKKALKTFPIITYTTELKHPGLDSECVICLSEFVAGEKVRVLPKCNHGFHVRCIDKWLNSHSSCPTCRHCLIETCQKIVNGGSSNSTTISNPQEVAQEIIIRIEPLQREGVVSNHQH from the coding sequence ATGGCAACTATAACTTCCACTTcattaattcaagatttcatgaaaaatttccAATATTCAAGAAGACTACTTCTACCAGCCACCCCACAACAAACAGATCTATCACAAGGGGACACCACCAATACATTTGATGCACATGTTGTGATGGTACTATCAGTACTATTATGTGCTTTGGTTTGCTCACTTGCCTTGAATTCAATCATAAGATGTGCACTAAGATGCACTAGTTTGGTATCAGAGTCAGACTCATCATCATCGATTTCTACAAACATTTCAGCAACGACGAAGCTTACAAATAACGGGATCAAGAAGAAAGCCCTCAAGACTTTTCCAATCATAACATACACTACTGAGTTGAAACATCCAGGTCTCGATTCTGAATGTGTCATTTGCTTATCAGAATTTGTTGCAGGAGAGAAAGTTAGGGTTTTGCCAAAGTGCAACCATGGGTTCCACGTCCGATGTATCGATAAATGGCTCAATTCACACTCTTCTTGCCCTACTTGTAGACATTGTCTCATTGAAACTTGTCAAAAAATTGTCAATGGTGGTAGCTCTAATTCAACTACAATTTCAAACCCTCAAGAAGTAGCACAAGAAATTATTATAAGGATTGAACCTCTACAACGTGAAGGTGTGGTATCTAACCATCAACATTAG
- the LOC101260986 gene encoding RING-H2 finger protein ATL78-like yields MSTITSSLLIQEFMENFHYSRRLLREATMAPPPAAGISHDTTNDPPPLGHKVNTFDENVIMVLAVLVCAIICSLVLNFIIKCAFNCSTLILTNSSSSNHTNNNPSSTKLANRGIAKRALKTFPIITYSTTELKHPRLDSECVICLSEFGVGDKIKVLPKCNHGFHVRCIDKWLNSHSSCPTCRHCLIETCHPIQQVIIRIETLQREDVVSNNQH; encoded by the coding sequence ATGTCAACTATAACTTCCAGTCTATTAATTCAAGAATTCATGGAGAACTTCCACTACTCAAGAAGACTACTCCGGGAAGCCACCATGGCGCCGCCTCCGGCAGCCGGAATCAGCCACGATACAACTAACGATCCACCGCCACTTGGTCACAAAGTCAACACGTTTGATGAAAATGTTATTATGGTCTTGGCTGTACTTGTATGTGCCATAATTTGTTCACTTGTCTTGAATTTCATCATAAAATGTGCATTTAATTGCTCTACCCTAATATTAACAAATTCATCCTCATCAAACCATACAAATAACAAcccttcttcaacaaaattagCCAATAGAGGGATCGCGAAAAGAGCTCTCAAGACATTTCCAATTATAACATATAGTACTACTGAATTGAAACATCCAAGACTCGACTCTGAATGTGTCATTTGCTTATCGGAGTTTGGAGTTGGAGACAAAATCAAAGTGCTACCTAAGTGCAACCATGGATTCCATGTCCGATGTATCGATAAATGGCTCAATTCACACTCTTCTTGCCCTACTTGTAGACATTGCCTTATTGAGACATGCCATCCAATACAACAAGTTATAATAAGGATTGAAACTCTCCAACGTGAAGATGTTGTATCTAATAATCAACATTAG
- the LOC101260687 gene encoding RING-H2 finger protein ATL78-like produces MATRTSTLLIQEFMENFHYSRRLLPESTMAPPPAAGISHSTTNHQPFGHKVNTLDANVIMVLAVLVCALICSFILNFIIKCVCRCTNLILVDSSSNHTNNNPSSTKLVNRGIEKKALKTFPVITYSTTEFKYPGLDSECVICLSEFGIGEKIKVLPKCNHGFHVKCIDKWLNSHSSCPTCRHCLIETCQKIVPISSALVQEVVIRIEPLQREDVVSNNQH; encoded by the coding sequence ATGGCAACTAGAACTTCCACTCTATTGATTCAAGAATTCATGGAGAACTTCCACTACTCAAGAAGATTACTCCCGGAGTCCACCATGGCACCGCCACCGGCAGCCGGAATCAGCCACTCTACAACTAATCATCAACCATTTGGTCACAAAGTCAACACATTAGATGCAAATGTTATTATGGTCTTGGCCGTACTTGTATGTGCCTTGATTTGTTCATTTATCTTGAATTTCATCATAAAATGTGTATGTAGGTGCACTAACCTAATATTGGTAGACTCATCCTCAAACCATACAAATAACAAcccttcttcaacaaaattagTCAATAGAGGGATCGAGAAAAAAGCCCTCAAGACATTTCCGGTTATAACATATAGTACTACTGAATTCAAATATCCAGGGTTGGACTCTGAATGTGTCATTTGCTTATCTGAATTTGGAATCGGAGAGAAAATTAAAGTTCTACCTAAGTGCAACCATGGGTTCCACGTCAAGTGTATCGATAAATGGCTCAATTCTCACTCTTCTTGCCCTACTTGTAGGCATTGCCTAATTGAGACTTGCCAAAAAATTGTTCCAATTTCATCAGCTCTAGTACAAGAAGTTGTAATAAGGATTGAACCTCTCCAACGTGAAGATGTCGTATCTAATAATCAACATTAG